The following are encoded in a window of Labrus bergylta chromosome 16, fLabBer1.1, whole genome shotgun sequence genomic DNA:
- the znf598 gene encoding E3 ubiquitin-protein ligase ZNF598, with translation MDSTSTKETEKHCVLCCQEVDIFALGKCDHPVCYRCSTKMRVLCDQKYCAVCREELDKVVFVKKVDAFSSLPYQLFTCEKKHDIYFGDERIYAQYRHLLLPECVRCSEPKVFSKFEELEQHMRKQHELFCCKLCSKHLKIFSHERKWYNRKELARHRAHGDPDDTSHRGHPLCKFCDDRYLDNDELLKHLRRDHYFCHFCDADGSQEYYSDYPYLSDHFRESHYLCEEGRCATEQFTHAFRSEIDYKAHKAAAHSKNRAEARQNRHIDLQFNYAPRQQRRNDGMVTGEDYEEMRQNRGGRGARLQGGQKSWRYSREEEDRELAAARRASMAMRRQEERAAMQERSALKHSREERTERPEPEEPRHRTGQIKPTSKPPVRTMKSNNPEEDDFPVLGATAAASIVKPAPAVVTAVQTALKEDDFPSLSAVAVSSPMTPAYSAQPRKTSSFHEEDFPALVSKIRPLKTAAGNKSAWSGHTAVAKPTAQPPPPSRAPTQVPSVSSGPQLLSSSTSSSSRKKKKVGENGKAASTRSPPSSDDDGRGLTQKEFRSVPTMLDISSLLTVKGGNSKPPTATSNTPNPTPSNDPSASKASKKKKTPKNTAAPSTSVSSASGTTQTPSSISVETAAQKENVPEKTWIKPSGTVTAPLTSGLTNGHPEKSTRISKEAVAVKSNPNTDPPLEQEEEFPALIANKPPPGFKTSFPVKSSAPAPSSAVPPPPPGLGVSATKPPPGFTGIPLNSNVVEPAPSAVNIPPKISSSGYLVPEDFHQRNLELIQSIRKYLHNDESKFNEFKNFSAQFRQGVISAAQYHCSCRELLGDDFNRIFNELLVLLPDTSKQQELLTAHGDCKALEKQSGAGGGKKNKNKKNAWMKPTTADNAAAELDCQVCPTCRQVLAPKDFNSHKTLHNRDNEEFPSLQSISRIIS, from the exons ATGGATTCAACGAGCACcaaagaaacagagaagcaCTGCGTCCTGTGTTGCCAAGAAGTTGACATCTTCGCCTTAGGAAAATGCGACCATCCGGTTTGCTACCGCTGCTCCACCAAGATGAGAGTGCTGTGCGACCAGAAGTACTGCGCCGTTTGCCGGGAGGAGCTCGACAAG GTGgtgtttgttaaaaaagtgGACGCCTTCTCGAGTCTGCCCTACCAGCTGTTCACCTGCGAGAAGAAGCATGATATCTATTTCGGTGATGAAAGGATTTATGCCCAGTACAG gcATCTGCTGTTGCCAGAGTGCGTCCGCTGCTCGGAGCCTAAAGTTTTCTCAAAGTTTGAGGAGCTGGAGCAGCACATGAGGAAGCAGCACGAACTCTTCTGTTGCAAGCTCTGTTCAAAGCATCTCAAG ATCTTTTCTCATGAGCGCAAGTGGTACAACCGGAAGGAGCTTGCACGTCACAGAGCACATGGAGACCCGGACGACACGAGCCACAGAGGACACCCACTCTGCAAGTTCTGTGACGACCGCTATCTTGACAACGATGAGCTGCTAAAGCATTTGCGCAGGGACCACTACTTCTGTCATTTCTGTGACGCAGATGGCTCGCAGGAATATTACAG TGATTATCCGTACCTGAGCGACCACTTCAGAGAGAGTCACTATCTGTGTGAGGAGGGCCGCTGTGCCACGGAACAGTTCACCCACGCCTTCCGCTCTGAGATCGACTACAAGGCCCACAAGGCCGCCGCACACAGCAAGAACCGAGCGGAGGCGCGGCAGAACCGCCACATCGACCTGCAGTTTAACTATGCTCCAAGACAACAGAGGAGAAATGATG GTATGGTGACGGGTGAGGACTATGAGGAGATGCGTCAAAatcgaggaggaagaggagcacgGCTCCAGGGAGGACAGAAGAGCTGGAGATACTCTCG TGAGGAAGAGGACAGGGAGTTGGCAGCTGCTCGGCGGGCCTCCATGGCTATGCGTAGACAAGAGGAGAGGGCGGCAATGCAGGAGAGGAGTGCTCTCAAACACTCCAGAGAGGAGAGAACGGAGAGACCTGAACCAGAGGAGCCCAGACACCGGACCGGACAAATCAAACCAACAAGCAAACCTCCAG TAAGAACAATGAAGAGCAATAATCCAGAAGAAGATGACTTTCCAGTGTTGGGAGCCACAGCAGCCGCATCCAT TGTAAAGCCAGCTCCCGCAGTAGTAACAGCAGTCCAAACTGCTTTGAAAGAAGACGACTTCCCGAGCCTCTCAGCTGTTGCTGTATCATCGCCCATGACCCCGGCGTACTCAGCCCAACCCAGGAAGACTTCCTCATTCCACGAGGAGGACTTCCCCGCTCTCGTCTCCAAAATCCGGCCCCTAAAAACCGCAGCCGGCAACAAGTCGGCTTGGTCAGGCCACACTGCTGTAGCTAAACCCACCGCTCAACCGCCTCCTCCCTCCAGAGCTCCCACTCAGGTCCCCTCCGTCTCCTCCGGccctcagctcctctcctcATCAACCTCGTCGTCCTCacgcaagaaaaaaaaagtaggggAGAATGGGAAAGCGGCGTCCACTCGCTCTCCGCCTTCTTCGGATGACGACGGCAGAGGATTGACGCAGAAGGAGTTCCGCTCGGTGCCCACCATGTTGGATATCTCTTCTCTGCTCACagttaaaggaggaaacagcaAACCTCCCACAGCGACCTCCAACACTCCCAACCCGACCCCCAGCAACGATCCATCTGCCTCTAAAGCcagcaagaagaaaaaaacgccGAAGAACACCGCCGCTCCCTCCACGTCTGTGTCCTCGGCGTCAGGGACCACACAAACGCCGAGCTCAATCTCAGTGGAAACGGCAGCACAGAAGGAGAACGTACCTGAGAAAACGTGGATCAAACCGTCTGGTACTGTGACTGCACCGCTTACAAGTGGATTGACTAATGGTCACCCGGAAAAATCTACACGAATAAGCAAGGAGGCTGTCGCTGTGAAGTCAAACCCCAACACAGACCCCCCTCTGGAACAGGAGGAAGAGTTCCCTGCTCTCATCGCCAACAAACCTCCACCAG GCTTCAAGACCTCCTTCCCTGTGAAGTCCTCGGCTCCCGCCCCATCCTCCGCTGTGCCCCCACCTCCACCAGGCCTGGGGGTCTCAGCCACTAAACCTCCCCCAGGCTTCACTGGGATCCCCCTCAACAGCAACGTGGTGGAGCCGGCTCCTTCTGCAGTCAACAT ACCCCCCAAGATATCCAGCAGTGGTTACCTGGTACCAGAGGACTTTCACCAGAGGAACCTGGAGCTGATCCAGTCCATCAGGAAGTACCTCCACAACGATGAGTCAAAGTTCAACGAGTTCAAGAACTTCTCCGCGCAGTTCAGACAG GGTGTGATATCAGCAGCCCAGTACCACTGCAGCTGTAGGGAACTGCTCGGCGACGACTTCAACCGCATCTTCAACGAGCTGCTGGTTCTCCTGCCGGACACGAGCAAGCAGCAGGAGCTGCTGACCGCCCATGGTGACTGTAAGGCGCTGGAGAAGCAGTCCGGCGCcggaggaggaaagaagaacaagaacaagaagaacGCCTGGATGAAGCCGACCACAGCGGACAACGCAGCAGCTGAGCTGGACTGCCAGGTGTGTCCCACTTGTAGACAGGTACTGGCCCCTAAAGACTTCAACTCCCACAAGACCCTGCACAACAGGGACAACGAGGAGTTCCCTTCCCTGCAGTCAATAAGCCGTATCATCAGCTAG